In Drosophila santomea strain STO CAGO 1482 chromosome 2L, Prin_Dsan_1.1, whole genome shotgun sequence, a single window of DNA contains:
- the LOC120458080 gene encoding suppressor of hairless protein, translating to MKSYSQFNLNAAPPAIAYDTTVVNPNSSPLDPHQQRQQQSQDMPHFGLPGPQTPSSQQQQQQQLQVHHQQQQQQQQQQQHQQQMQMSLLPGPYRPHIEEKKLTRDAMEKYMRERNDMVIVILHAKVAQKSYGNEKRFFCPPPCIYLFGSGWRRRYEEMLQQGEGEQGAQLCAFIGIGSSDQDMQQLDLNGKQYCAAKTLFISDSDKRKHFMLSVKMFYGNGHDIGVFNSKRIKVISKPSKKKQSLKNADLCIASGTNVALFNRLRSQTVSTRYLHVENGHFHASSTQWGAFTIHLLDDNESESEEFQVRDGYIHYGATVKLVCSVTGMALPRLIIRKVDKQMALLEADDPVSQLHKCAFYMKDTDRMYLCLSQEKIIQFQATPCPKEPNKEMINDGACWTIISTDKAEYQFYEGMGPVASPVTPVPIVNSLNLNGGGDVAMLELSGDNFTPHLQVWFGDVEAETMYRCTETLLCVVPEISQFRGEWLWVRQPTQVPISLVRNDGIIYATGLTFTYTPEPGPRPHCNTQAEDVMRARQNNNNNNITSISNNNNSNNAGSPGGGGLQQQQQQHQALPSISEVQWNSHGSGLS from the exons ATGAAGAGCTACagccaatttaatttaaacgcCGCCCCGCCCGCCATTGCCTACGATACTACGGTTGTAAATCCCAACAGTTCGCCCCTCGATCCACaccagcagcggcaacaacagaGCCAGGATATGCCGCACTTTGGACTGCCCGGTCCGCAGACGCCGtcgtcgcagcagcagcagcaacaacaattgcaagtgcaccaccaacagcagcagcagcaacaacaacaacagcagcaccaacaacaaatgcaaatgtccTTGCTGCCGGGTCCTTATCGGCCACACATCGAGGAGAAGAAGCTCACGCGGGACGCCATGGAGAAGTACATGCGCGAGCGCAACGACATGGTCATCGTTATCCTGCATGCCAAG GTGGCCCAAAAGTCCTATGGCAATGAGAAGCGCTTCTTTTGCCCACCGCCGTGCATTTATCTTTTCGGAAGTGGCTGGCGCCGGCGGTACGAGGAGATGTTGCAGCAGGGGGAAGGCGAACAAGGGGCACAACTATGCGCCTTCATCGGAATCGGGAGCAGTGACCAGGACATGCAGCAGCTGGATCTCAATGGCAAGCAGTACTGTGCGGCCAAAACGCTCTTCATCTCGGACTCGGACAAGCGAAAACACTTTATGCTGTCGGTAAAGATGTTTTACGGAAATGGTCATGACATCGGCGTCTTTAACTCGAAACGGATTAAGGTGATATCGAAGCCGTCCAAAAAGAAACAATCGCTGAAGAATGCCGACCTGTGCATAGCCAGCGGCACCAATGTAGCCCTGTTCAATCGCCTGCGTTCCCAGACCGTCTCCACCCGTTATCTTCATGTGGAGAACGGACACTTTCACGCGTCGTCAACACAATGGGGAGCTTTTACGATACACCTGCTGGACGATAATGAGTCCGAGTCGGAGGAGTTTCAGGTGCGCGATGGTTACATTCATTACGGAGCCACGGTCAAACTGGTATGCTCTGTTACGGGCATGGCCCTGCCACGTCTGATCATCCGGAAGGTAGACAAGCAGATGGCCCTGCTGGAAGCCGATGATCCCGTTTCCCAGCTGCACAAATGCGCCTTCTACATGAAGGACACGGACCGGATGTATCTCTGTTTGTCGCAGGAGAAAATCATACAGTTCCAGGCCACGCCCTGCCCCAAGGAGCCCAACAAAGAGATGATTAATGATGGAGCCTGCTGGACCATCATATCCACCGACAAGGCTGAGTACCAGTTTTACGAGGGCATGGGTCCTGTGGC TTCCCCAGTCACTCCAGTGCCAATCGTTAATTCCCTTAATCTCAATGGCGGCGGGGATGTGGCCATGCTAGAGCTCAGTGGCGATAACTTTACTCCTCATCTGCAGGTGTGGTTTGGCGACGTGGAGGCGGAAACTATGTACCGCTGCACGGAGACATTGCTATGTGTGGTGCCTGAGATTTCGCAGTTTCGAGGCGAATGGCTTTGG GTACGTCAACCCACGCAGGTGCCCATTTCGCTGGTGCGCAACGATGGAATCATTTATGCCACCGGTCTGACCTTCACGTATACACCTGAACCAGGTCCTCGGCCACACTGCAACACACAGGCCGAGGATGTGATGCGAGCGCGACagaacaataacaataataacatCACTAGCAtaagcaacaataataacagcaacaatgcAGGTTCGCCGGGCGGCGGTGgtttgcaacaacaacagcagcagcatcaggcTCTGCCCTCAATCTCAGAAGTGCAATGGAATAGC
- the LOC120457485 gene encoding anamorsin homolog, translating into MENFKGLQKSLYIWTDSADLDKRVQQLKSATGGDVALENVHRLSFSSYANSSFDLIVIECAQLTDSYVKLLHMLKPSGKLHLVSFIGPAASLLQEIKLSGFINCREDSPDALTAEKPGYETGSSARLSFAKKNASAVNVWKISGDDEELIDEEELLDEEDKQKPDPAGLRVCSTTGKRKACKNCSCGLAEELETEKQSQKANETAKSSCGNCYLGDAFRCSTCPYLGMPAFKPGEKVQLGDNLLKSDI; encoded by the exons ATGGAGAACTTCAAGGGTCTGCAGAAATCCCTGTATATATGGACTGATAGCGCCGATTTGGACAAGCGTGTACAGCAACTAAAGTCGGCCACCGGCGGCGATGTGGCCCTGGAAAATGTGCACCGCCTGTCGTTTT CTTCCTATGCCAACTCCAGTTTCGACCTGATTGTGATCGAGTGCGCGCAGCTGACCGACAGTTACGTAAAACTGCTGCACATGCTAAAGCCGAGTGGCAAACTGCATTTGGTGTCCTTTATCGGACCGGCGGCTAGTTTGCTGCAGGAGATCAAGTTATCCGGATTTATAAACTGTCGTGAAGACTCTCCAGATGCTCTGACCGCCGAGAAGCCTGGCTACGAGACGGGATCCTCAGCGAGGCTGTCTTTCGCTAAAAAGAACGCTAGTGCAGTCAATGTGTGGAAGATAAGCGGAGACGATGAAGAACTGATCGAtgaggaggagctgctggaCGAGGAGGACAAACAGAAGCCGGATCCGGCTGGTCTACGTGTCTGTAGCACCACAGGCAAGCGCAAGGCATGCAAAAACTGCTCCTGCGGCTTGGCCGAGGAATTAGAGACTGAAAAACAGAGCCAGAAAGCTAACGAGACTGCGAAGTCCAGCTGTGGAAAT TGTTATCTGGGAGACGCCTTCCGCTGCTCCACTTGCCCCTATTTGGGCATGCCTGCCTTTAAGCCTGGTGAGAAGGTGCAACTGGGCGACAACCTCCTGAAATCCGACATTTAA
- the LOC120457478 gene encoding protein yellow, translating into MNPLGMVSLGLMFCLFGGLSRISSAKLEEKFSWKQLAFDWPTPEAEAEAKSNGHYIEENNLPLGVERWQNRIFVTVPRWKAGVAATLNYIDINSTEKSPKLHPYPSWEANKLPIEVQPQDQKTPSGGRLDADKAQEAGIQLKDNSTVISTFRIQVDVCDRLWVLDTGLADILGSPKQITPNSILVFDLKTDTLLRRFTIPADQTKEDSFFANIVVDADRSECQDAFAYIPDLGAYGVIVYSLRNDKSYRVKHNFFHFDPLQGDFNVGGVNFQWTDGVFGLAVGPMNPDHSKDIYFHALASTKEFKVSNRVLQNESHVTGGDSYYDFKYVGDRGMNGQSTAEVFDPETGVIFYTQVNKDAIACWNIKRPYTPDTQGLIDSDSHTLVFPNDMKIDNEGTVWVLSDKMPTYLYKELDPSAVNYRILMGQNRDLIKGTPCEM; encoded by the exons ATGAACCCACTAGGAATGGTGAGCCTGGGCCTAATGTTTTGCCTTTTCGGCGGCTTAAGCCGGATTTCATCGGCCAAACTGGAGGAGAAGTTCTCGTGGAAACAGCTGGCCTTCGATTGGCCCACTCCGGAGGCCGAGGCGGAGGCCAAGTCGAATGGCCACTACATCGAGGAGAACAACCTGCCGCTGGGCGTGGAGCGTTGGCAAAACAGAATCTTTGTCACTGTGCCAAG ATGGAAGGCTGGTGTTGCTGCCACCCTCAACTATATCGATATCAATTCGACGGAGAAGTCGCCAAAGCTGCACCCTTATCCCAGTTGGGAGGCCAACAAGCTGCCCATCGAGGTGCAGCCACAGGACCAAAAGACTCCATCCGGTGGACGTCTTGATGCCGATAAGGCTCAAGAAGCCGGCATCCAGCTGAAGGACAACTCCACTGTCATTTCCACCTTCCGAATTCAAGTGGACGTATGCGATCGCCTGTGGGTGCTCGATACTGGCTTGGCTGACATCCTGGGCAGTCCCAAGCAGATTACACCCAATTCTATCCTGGTATTCGACTTGAAAACGGATACCTTACTGCGCCGTTTCACCATTCCCGCTGATCAGACCAAAGAGGACTCGTTCTTTGCGAATATT GTTGTGGATGCAGACCGCTCAGAGTGCCAAGATGCTTTTGCTTACATCCCGGATTTGGGTGCCTACGGCGTGATTGTCTACTCCCTGAGGAACGACAAATCCTATCGCGTCAAGCACAACTTCTTCCACTTTGATCCGCTGCAGGGAGATTTCAATGTCGGCGGCGTGAACTTTCAGTGGACGGATGGCGTTTTCGGCTTGGCCGTGGGTCCAATGAACCCAGATCACTCCAAGGACATTTACTTCCATGCCTTGGCCAGTACCAAGGAGTTTAAGGTTTCGAACCGAGTGCTGCAGAACGAATCGCACGTGACCGGTGGCGATTCGTACTACGATTTTAAATACGTTGGTGACCGTGGCATGAATGGCCAGTCCACCGCTGAGGTCTTTGATCCCGAGACCGGCGTCATCTTCTATACGCAGGTGAACAAAGACGCCATCGCTTGTTGGAACATCAAGCGTCCCTACACTCCCGACACCCAGGGGCTAATCGATTCCGATTCGCACACCCTGGTCTTTCCTAATGACATGAAAATCGACAATGAGGGCACTGTTTGGGTGCTATCCGACAAGATGCCTACGTATTTGTACAAGGAACTCGATCCCTCGGCCGTCAACTATCGTATTTTGATGGGCCAGAACCGCGATCTCATCAAAGGTACTCCATGCGAAATGTGA